A stretch of DNA from Serinibacter arcticus:
TCGGTCTCGACGGCGACGAGGCGCGGGCCGCGCTCACCGACCACCGGCACCTGCCGGCCGTGAAGGCCGACGTCGCGCAGGCGGTCGCCTACGGCATCCGGGGCGTCCCGTTCTTCGTGATCGACGGCGCGTTCGGCGTCTCCGGGGCCCAGACCCCCGACGTCTTCGAAGCCGCGCTCGCGCAGGCGCGCGCCGCCAGGCAGCCGCAGCCCGGCGCGGCGTTCGGGGTGACGTCGTGACGACGACGGCGGGGTCGACGCCCCCGGTGGACCGGACGCCCCCGCTCGACCCGACCTCCACGACCGCTGCCGCCGAGCCCTCCCTCGCCCTGCCCACGTTCACGATGGTGGGGTCCGAGGCGGACGCGGGCCTCTGCGTCGACGGCGTGTGCGCCGTCCCGACGCCGCCCGCCGACGCCCCGACCGAGCGGGTCGGGCCGACGTTCTGACAGACCGTTCTGACAGCCTGTCGCCACCCTTCCCGGCGGTGCCCCGACGTGACGCAGCACTCAGCGAGTCACCCAGGTTCTTAGGTTAGGCTCAGCAACGCTTCGGCAACGGCGCCGCGAGTATCCGTTGATCTCGACTACCCGAGGAGACCCGTGTCCTCCACCTTCCTGCGCACCGCGCGCCGCCGCGCTGCCGTCATCGGTGCCGCCGGCGCCGCCCTCGCGCTGACGCTCGCCGGCTGCTCCGGCGGTGGCGACTCCGAGCCGACGGCGTCCGAGACGTCCGCCTCGACCGAGGAGTCCGCCTCGACCGACGGCGCCTACCCCGTGACGATCGACGGCGCCCTCGGCTCCGTCACGATCGAGGAGAAGCCCGAGCGCGTGGTGGCGCTCGGCTGGGGCACCGACATCGCCTACTCGCTCGGCACCGTGCCGGTCGGCGTCGAGGCGCAGCCGTGGGGCGGCGACGCCGACGGCTACACGCCGTGGTTCCGCGAGGCCCTCGAGGCCGGGGGCGACGAGCTCCCCGCCACCATCGCCAACACGGGCGAGTACGACGTCGACGCGATCATCGCGCTCGAGCCCGACCTGATCCTGGCGCCCAACTCCGGCCTCACGCAGGAGCAGTACGACCAGCTCTCCGACTTCACCAACGTCGTGGCCTACCCCGAGGGTCCGTGGCTGACGCCGGTCGACGAGCAGATCGAGATCACCGCGCAGGCGCTCGGCGTGCCGGAGCAGGCGCAGGAGCTCATCGACGCGACGGACGCCGTCGTCGCCGACGCGGCCGCCGCGAACCCGGACCTCGCGAACTACACGTTCACCTACGTCTACCTGGGCGCCGAGGCCGGCACGCTCGACATCTACCCGCAGGGCGACGGCCGCGTCGACCTGCTCACGGGCCTCGGCCTGCAGCCGGACCCGGTCTGGGCCGACTACGCCCCGACCGAGACGTCCTTCGTGATGTCGCTCGGCCTGGAGAACGCTGACCAGCTCGCCTCCTCGGACATCATCGTCACCTGGTTCAACGACGAGACCGAGCAGGCCACGGCCACCTCGCAGCCGCTGTGGCAGTCGATCCCGGCCGTCCAGAACGATGCCGTCTACGAGGTGCTGGACCGCGGCCTCGGGCTGGCGACCACCGTCTCCACGCCGCTGTCGGTGCCGTGGGCCATCGAGGCCTACGTGCCGATCCTCAACGAGACCGTCGCCAAGGCGGGCTGAACCCCACCGCACGCGAGCGCAGCAGATGTCCGTCGTCGGACAGGAGCAGGGTCGGGCCGCGAGGCCCGACCCTGCTCGGCCTTCCTCCCACCGGTTCGCGACGGCGTGGGGCCGCCCGACCGTCCTGCTCGTCGGGCTCGGCCTGCTCGTGCTCGTCGTCGGCCTGAGCATCGCGATCGGCTCCAACCCGCTGCCGCTCTCGACGGTGTGGTCGGCGCTGCGGGCCCCCGACGGCTCGTTCGAGGCGGCCGTCGTCGACTCGCGTCTGCCGCGCACCCAGCTCGGCCTCCTGGTCGGCGCGGCGCTGGCCGTCTCGGGCTGTCTCATCCAGGGCGTGACCCGCAACCCCCTGGGGGACCCCGGGCTGCTCGGGATCAACACGGGCGCGGCGGCCGCCGTCGTCACGCTCGCGGCCGTCTCCGGGATCTCCTCGGGGCCGATCCTCACCCTCGTCGCGGTGCTCGGCGCGTTCGCCGCCGCCCTGGTCGTCTACGGGGTCGGCTCGGCGGGACGCGCCTCCACGCCCGTCCGCCTCGTGCTCGCCGGTGCCGCCGTCACGGCCGTGACGGGGGCATACATCCAGGCGCTCACCCTCATCAACCCCGAGGTCTTCGCGACCTACCGGTACTGGGCCATCGGCTCGATCGTCGGTCAGCACCCGAGCACCGTCACGCTGCTGTGGCCGTTCGTGCTCGCCGGGCTCGTCGCTGCGTTCCTCCTCGGTCGCCCGCTGAACACCCTGTCGATGGGCGAGGAGACCGCCGTCGCCCTCGGGGCCCGGACCGGCCGCACGCGCCTGGCCGCCGCCGTCGTGGCCACCGTGCTCGCCGGCGTCACGACGGCCGCCGTCGGCCCGATCGGGTTCGTCGGCCTCGCGGTGCCCCACATGGTCAGGCCCTTCGTCGGCTCCGACCACCGCTGGCTGCTGCCGGCCAGCGCCGTCTACGGCGCGGTGCTCGTGCTCGCGGCGGACGTCCTCGGGCGCGTGATCGCGCGCCCGAGCGAGATCGCGGTCGGCATCGTGGTCGCGTTCATCGGGGCGCCGTTCCTCTACCTCGCCGTCCGCCACTCCCGGAGCGGGCTGTGACCGCGGGCGCCGCCGACCGTGTCGCCCCGCCCCGTCCGGCGGGCGACGCCGTCGCGCGGTCGGGCGCCGGCTTCCTCCGCCTCGGAGCCCTCGCGCTGCCGTGGAACGGCCGGGGCGTGCTCGTCGGGCTCGGGTGCGTGCTCGCGTGCGTCGTCGGCGTCGTGCTCGCCCTGAGCGTGGGCGACCTCGGCGTCGCCCCGGGGGAGATCCTCGGCGTGCTGCTCGGCGACGGTACGAGAATCCAGACCTGGTCGGTGTTCTCCAACCGCCTGCCGCGCGCGCTGGCCGCGCTCGGCGTCGGCGCCCTGTTCGGGATGTCCGGCGCCGTCTTCCAGTCCGTCACGCGCAACCCGCTCGGCAGCCCCGACGTCATCGGGCTGTCGGCCGGCGCGGCCGCGGGCGCCGCCGTCGTGAGCCTGATGTTCACCTCGATCCCCGTGCCGGTGGGGGCGCTGGCCGGCGGCCTGATCGCCGTCACGATCGTGGTGGCGGGCAGCGGGAGCGGGCTCTCGGCGCCGCACCGGATGGTCGTCATCGGGATCGGCGTCGCGGCGATGTCGGTCGCCGTCGTGCAGTTCGTGCTCGCGCGGGCGCAGGAGCAGGAGGCGCTCGCGATCGCGGGCTGGATCCACGGCAGCCTCTCGGCGCGCGGCTGGGAGCACGTCCGCCTCGTCGCGATCGTCGTCCCCGTCCTCGGCCTGCTCACGCTGCTGCTCTCGCGCGGCCTGGCGGTGCTGGAGATGGGTGACGAGACGGCC
This window harbors:
- a CDS encoding ABC transporter substrate-binding protein gives rise to the protein MSSTFLRTARRRAAVIGAAGAALALTLAGCSGGGDSEPTASETSASTEESASTDGAYPVTIDGALGSVTIEEKPERVVALGWGTDIAYSLGTVPVGVEAQPWGGDADGYTPWFREALEAGGDELPATIANTGEYDVDAIIALEPDLILAPNSGLTQEQYDQLSDFTNVVAYPEGPWLTPVDEQIEITAQALGVPEQAQELIDATDAVVADAAAANPDLANYTFTYVYLGAEAGTLDIYPQGDGRVDLLTGLGLQPDPVWADYAPTETSFVMSLGLENADQLASSDIIVTWFNDETEQATATSQPLWQSIPAVQNDAVYEVLDRGLGLATTVSTPLSVPWAIEAYVPILNETVAKAG
- a CDS encoding FecCD family ABC transporter permease; its protein translation is MSVVGQEQGRAARPDPARPSSHRFATAWGRPTVLLVGLGLLVLVVGLSIAIGSNPLPLSTVWSALRAPDGSFEAAVVDSRLPRTQLGLLVGAALAVSGCLIQGVTRNPLGDPGLLGINTGAAAAVVTLAAVSGISSGPILTLVAVLGAFAAALVVYGVGSAGRASTPVRLVLAGAAVTAVTGAYIQALTLINPEVFATYRYWAIGSIVGQHPSTVTLLWPFVLAGLVAAFLLGRPLNTLSMGEETAVALGARTGRTRLAAAVVATVLAGVTTAAVGPIGFVGLAVPHMVRPFVGSDHRWLLPASAVYGAVLVLAADVLGRVIARPSEIAVGIVVAFIGAPFLYLAVRHSRSGL
- a CDS encoding FecCD family ABC transporter permease, encoding MTAGAADRVAPPRPAGDAVARSGAGFLRLGALALPWNGRGVLVGLGCVLACVVGVVLALSVGDLGVAPGEILGVLLGDGTRIQTWSVFSNRLPRALAALGVGALFGMSGAVFQSVTRNPLGSPDVIGLSAGAAAGAAVVSLMFTSIPVPVGALAGGLIAVTIVVAGSGSGLSAPHRMVVIGIGVAAMSVAVVQFVLARAQEQEALAIAGWIHGSLSARGWEHVRLVAIVVPVLGLLTLLLSRGLAVLEMGDETARGLGIAVTRTRLLAVVIGVVLAAIGVVVAGPIAFVALVAPQLGRRLTRASGPGIAVAGLVGAALLCVADVVAQHAFGSPVPVGIATAAVGGVYLVFLLMREWRRASA